In one Rutidosis leptorrhynchoides isolate AG116_Rl617_1_P2 chromosome 8, CSIRO_AGI_Rlap_v1, whole genome shotgun sequence genomic region, the following are encoded:
- the LOC139861526 gene encoding BES1/BZR1 homolog protein 1-like, giving the protein MTGGGSSGRLPSWKERENNKRRERRRRAIAAKIYAGLRSQGNYRLPKHCDNNEVLKALCSEAGWVVEEDGTTYPKGCKPSPNEIAGMSTNISNCSSIQPSPMSSAFPSPVPSYHASPTSSSFPSPTRENPPNHSSYILPYLCNLSTLPSLRISNSAPVTPPLSSPTARGTKRKPEWEMLSTSALQSFRHPLFAASAPTSPTRRHRIPPATIPECDESDASTVDSGRWVSFQTMGAASVAPPSPTFNLMKPASQQAFFENGVVVQNGSGCEFEFESNNTLKAWEGERIHEVGNDDLELTLGSGKVV; this is encoded by the exons atgaccggCGGCGGCTCATCCGGTCGGCTGCCGTCATGGAAAGAAAGAGAGAACAATAAAAGACGAGAAAGAAGAAGAAGAGCCATCGCCGCAAAAATATACGCCGGACTCCGATCTCAAGGAAATTATAGACTCCCTAAACACTGTGATAATAATGAGGTCTTAAAAGCACTTTGTTCTGAAGCTGGTTGGGTTGTTGAAGAAGATGGTACCACTTACCCCAAG GGTTGTAAACCATCTCCAAATGAAATAGCAGGGATGTCAACAAACATCAGTAACTGTTCATCAATCCAGCCCAGCCCAATGTCATCAGCCTTTCCAAGCCCGGTTCCATCATACCACGCAAGCCCGACATCGTCATCTTTCCCCAGCCCGACCCGCGAAAACCCGCCCAACCATTCATCCTACATTCTCCCTTACCTATGCAACTTATCAACATTACCCTCTCTACGAATCTCAAACAGCGCCCCGGTTACCCCGCCACTTTCCTCTCCAACTGCTCGTGGAACGAAACGAAAACCCGAATGGGAAATGTTATCGACAAGTGCGTTACAGTCGTTTCGTCACCCGCTTTTTGCGGCTTCTGCTCCAACGAGTCCCACACGCCGCCACCGTATTCCGCCAGCAACTATACCCGAATGTGACGAATCTGATGCTTCGACTGTGGATTCGGGCAGATGGGTCAGTTTTCAGACCATGGGTGCAGCCTCGGTTGCACCACCTTCACCCACGTTTAACCTTATGAAACCTGCGAGCCAACAAGCGTTTTTTGAAAACGGAGTAGTGGTGCAAAACGGGTCGGGTTGTGAATTTGAGTTTGAGAGTAATAATACGTTGAAAGCATGGGAAGGGGAGAGGATACATGAAGTTGGAAATGATGATTTGGAGCTTACACTTGGGAGTGGGAAAGTTGTCTAA